The Larus michahellis chromosome 12, bLarMic1.1, whole genome shotgun sequence genome contains a region encoding:
- the DNTTIP1 gene encoding deoxynucleotidyltransferase terminal-interacting protein 1 isoform X2, which produces MGAARDAEQQPGPPGEEGLGGAEEQLVSTSPWNIMIKHRQVQRRGRRSQMTTSFTDPVVSMDLLRAVLQPSINEEIRAVFNKYMKFFQKAAINVRDNVGEEVDPEQLIQETCRSCLEQAKLLFSDGKKVVPRLPHEQVVPKRARQMDEELNRRGSPIPKKRKGRPPVQSLSNDRGVSGMAAWKLKVSEPVRRDGPKWDPSRLTETTTFVLGSRANKALGMGGTRGRLYIKHPHLFKAYLLIEEDIRDLAASDDYRDSVDLRLDELKPFVPPAWMTEKMQKHMETLRRGGDAPPPECPPEP; this is translated from the exons atgGGCGCCGCCCGGGATGCGGAGCAGCAGCCGGGGCCGCCGGGCGAGGAGGGTCTAGGCGGCGCCGAGGAGCAGCTGGTCAGCacg AGCCCCTGGAACATCATGATCAAGCACCGGCAGGTGCAGCGGCGTGGCCGGCGCTCACAGATGACCACCAG CTTCACGGACCCGGTCGTGTCCATGGACCTGCTGCGAGCTGTCCTGCAGCCCAGCATCAACGAGGAAATCCGGGCCGTCTTCAACAAGTACATGAAG TTTTTCCAGAAGGCAGCAATCAACGTACGTGATAATGTCGGGGAGGAGGTGGACCCAGAACAGCTCATCCAGGAGACGTGTCGGAGCTGCCTGGAGCAG GCCAAACTGTTGTTCTCTGATGGCAAAAAGGTTGTTCCCAGGTTGCCCCATGAGCAGGTAGTACCAAAG CGTGCCAGAcagatggatgaggagctgaatCGTCGAGGGAGCCCCATTCCCAAAAAG AGGAAGGGGCGGCCTCCAGTACAGAGCCTGTCAAACGATCGCGGGGTCTCAGGCATGGCTGC gtgGAAGCTCAAGGTCTCTGAGCCAGTGAGAAGGGATGGACCAAAG TGGGATCCATCCCGACTGACTGAAACCACAACCTTTGTGCTGGGATCTCGAGCAAACAA AGCTCTCGGGATGGGAGGAACAAGAGGGCGCCTCTACATCAAGCATCCCCACCTCTTTAAG GCCTACCTCCTCATCGAAGAGGACATTCGGGATTTGGCGGCCAGTGACGATTACAG gGATTCCGTCGACCTGCGGCTGGACGAGCTGAAGCCATTTGTCCCGCCGGCATGGATGACGGAGAAGATGCAGAAGCACATGGAGACGCTTCGCCGCGGGGGGGACGCGCCGCCCCCCGAGTGCCCCCCTGAACCCTGA
- the DNTTIP1 gene encoding deoxynucleotidyltransferase terminal-interacting protein 1 isoform X1, with product MGAARDAEQQPGPPGEEGLGGAEEQLVSTSPWNIMIKHRQVQRRGRRSQMTTSFTDPVVSMDLLRAVLQPSINEEIRAVFNKYMKFFQKAAINVRDNVGEEVDPEQLIQETCRSCLEQAKLLFSDGKKVVPRLPHEQVVPKRARQMDEELNRRGSPIPKKRKGRPPVQSLSNDRGVSGMAAWKLKVSEPVRRDGPKWDPSRLTETTTFVLGSRANKALGMGGTRGRLYIKHPHLFKYAADPQDKHWLAEQQHMRATGGKMAYLLIEEDIRDLAASDDYRDSVDLRLDELKPFVPPAWMTEKMQKHMETLRRGGDAPPPECPPEP from the exons atgGGCGCCGCCCGGGATGCGGAGCAGCAGCCGGGGCCGCCGGGCGAGGAGGGTCTAGGCGGCGCCGAGGAGCAGCTGGTCAGCacg AGCCCCTGGAACATCATGATCAAGCACCGGCAGGTGCAGCGGCGTGGCCGGCGCTCACAGATGACCACCAG CTTCACGGACCCGGTCGTGTCCATGGACCTGCTGCGAGCTGTCCTGCAGCCCAGCATCAACGAGGAAATCCGGGCCGTCTTCAACAAGTACATGAAG TTTTTCCAGAAGGCAGCAATCAACGTACGTGATAATGTCGGGGAGGAGGTGGACCCAGAACAGCTCATCCAGGAGACGTGTCGGAGCTGCCTGGAGCAG GCCAAACTGTTGTTCTCTGATGGCAAAAAGGTTGTTCCCAGGTTGCCCCATGAGCAGGTAGTACCAAAG CGTGCCAGAcagatggatgaggagctgaatCGTCGAGGGAGCCCCATTCCCAAAAAG AGGAAGGGGCGGCCTCCAGTACAGAGCCTGTCAAACGATCGCGGGGTCTCAGGCATGGCTGC gtgGAAGCTCAAGGTCTCTGAGCCAGTGAGAAGGGATGGACCAAAG TGGGATCCATCCCGACTGACTGAAACCACAACCTTTGTGCTGGGATCTCGAGCAAACAA AGCTCTCGGGATGGGAGGAACAAGAGGGCGCCTCTACATCAAGCATCCCCACCTCTTTAAG TACGCAGCCGACCCGCAAGATAAGCActggctggcagagcagcagcacatgaGGGCCACTGGGGGCAAGATG GCCTACCTCCTCATCGAAGAGGACATTCGGGATTTGGCGGCCAGTGACGATTACAG gGATTCCGTCGACCTGCGGCTGGACGAGCTGAAGCCATTTGTCCCGCCGGCATGGATGACGGAGAAGATGCAGAAGCACATGGAGACGCTTCGCCGCGGGGGGGACGCGCCGCCCCCCGAGTGCCCCCCTGAACCCTGA